gctccagacgcggcgcaaagccgcgaacgcgaatgtggagtcgatttcgctgattaccgaactagactccacactcgcgttcgcggcttcgcgccgtgattcgcgcatgagtgtggagggaccatAAAgtgtaaaaacaggtaatgagacaaacaataggtagtaaggacagttcaTTAGTTGtagttgtttaggctaagcttcgcctcactgtaaagataaccaattaggctgcattttggattccttatcttagtttgcaaatgccgaccGTCACAGACAATGGACGACAATAAAATTTCCCTTAgctaacgtttttttttcaacacgcacatttttaagtgccatgctattggtcatgctattggtcatcacttttatgatatcgcctgaccatGTAGTTGAAATctaagacgtttaaacgatttttgcccttaaggtggttcatcGGGAGTGTCCGCGATTGTAAGTACATCATCAAAAAACTCGTACCCGTCTCTCTGCTTCTTTAGCTGCCTTCAAATGATTTTCAATCGCATCTAAATCTAACTTGGGCAGAGCAGTTTCTATGTTGTAGACGTCGAAACTtcctgaaaaataaaattaaaattatcagACTTGATTTTAGTTATCTTACTTTAAGCTGCAgaagtgcatacccactttatgaatgcaATTTGCAGCTGGGTATATTAACAAACAAAGTTTGTGTATGTACAACATCGCAAGTGTACGGCCTCAGGGGCAGGCGGCGAGCTCGACGGGGCGTTCAACTTTGTGTCAAACTTCCAAGCGTTTTGATCTGGGCGCACTGAAGCAGCTCGCATATACCTAAAGCTAAAGCTTACATCTATAACTTGGAATCATGATCAAGGGCCAGGAGCACACGGgagtacttacttaattttttttttgtgtgacaGGAATTCCTAGAGCTTTAAtattgtaatacattttttagtttttatactgTATAGATACTTtaggtattttgttttaaactgATTGTTATGGTCAAAGagtaataagtaagtacctaagtagttATATGATTAAGGTTAACCTCCATCTCAGTGTTTATGTAAATGCATCTGAGCATCTCCGTTAAATGTTCTAAGCTCGAAATAGTTttctacttaatattttttataataatagagAGGTATTTACAAAATGATAAAGAGTGATATAGACTCTGTAGTTTGCTTACCTTCTCAAAATAGAATTCCACCCAAAGGTGAGTGTACACTCTACACGTATTACGGAACCAATACCGAATATGGTTTGAACATCTACATTAATGGTGAATTACACGCTCTACAAATAATACATCAACTACATAGGTAGTTGAAGACGGGAACGGTTGTATTGTGTATGTTACGACGATCGTCTAATGAGGTATTTGGTGAGGTGAGAATGAGGTTTAAGCAGGAGTAGGTAACTACACAGGTACAGCTTAGGTAGGTAAACAAACACTAATGAAACttgaaatcgcgaagcgtctggttgacgtaaccggtgaccgaagagctggcggcgtcctcgcacaacgtatcaacattgcgatacaacgaggaaatgccgccagcatccttggtacaatgcctcaagggcctattttaaatttaaactacttacatagttattaatttagtttagtagtaccactgcatatatcttttatgtaaataaattctaTTATACACTAATGAAACTTACCTAAATCACATTTGTCTACATTTTCACCTATTCGGACGGATGAGTTGCTTTGAGCTGATCTAATACACTTCTTAGCCGGTGCCAATTCCTTTGGCTGTTCCTTTGGCGCCGATGGTTCACTGGATTGGGACATGATTAACACTTCAGTACAAAACACTCAGTTTGTATTTGTCAATCTTCAAGTACCACACCCAAGTATAAGTGAATTATGTTGAGGTAAAACGCCACAAATGATGTTCCTGCTCAATTTGAGTTAATTAACCGCGCGTCAGTGCACCGAGTCATACTTTTCTCTCGAATTTAAGAGAGTAACTGCTCTGTCGAATCTATTTTAAGCTTCAACGCCTGTTATTGCATGGCGGTAAATTAATGTTGTTTCTAATAAAACAGACCGCGGTGAATCGATCGGGCCAACATATTGGTTTTCTATAGGCGTGACCTGCCTTCTATAGGTACTCAATGATGATATGAAATgcaataagtataataaatattatttcaaggttttaaaacataataggtacttacaagGTATATCTCTAAAATAGTGGGAATCCGTTTAAGcctttaagggcatattcggtatcgtgttcagaacttctgattaggaaaaagtagggAATCATTTTTTGAcgcgaaaattttttttttaattggggcAGGTCGTCCTAGTCGGCCAACCCTCCATAAAAAggccaaaaaattttttcttgtactttttcctaatcagaataCGATACCGAacatgcccttaaacggatccccaccttttcttttttgttacaccttgtataggTAAATTTCAGTAAATTCTCAAGCGCTCCACTCTCACTAATGAGCAGATATTTTTTAAACGCGACATCGACTCGACGGTAAGCAAACGTATTCCACCATCTAGAGAGCGGTTAACGTAGCCTACGCTTGTACCTTCAACCAGGGGTGTTAATGGGTGAGTATTTGTTTATTGAAGGCTGTACAATTGCATtctaggtaggtaagtatatacatcATTCCTAAAAACTCTCTTAATATACATTAAGAATATTTCACTAGCGTAGCGCTCTTTATGTGAGAAAATCCATACAATGTGAACCGTTTTAATTGCCTTTTACGGTAAAAGTTTTACCTTTAAATTAAACAACAGCAAATCGCAAAAACAGCTTACCTTAATACTTTGACCGGTTCTCTTGTGAGTACATGCGGATTGCTTCCACTTTTCATGTCTACGGTATATCGAGACGAATTCGCAACTTCATTGAAATTACCATCTGTAAGGATCACAGTCGGTTCATTTTTATTCCTTATCCATAATCTATCACGTTCTCGCATTTCATCTAACTTCGGAATGATTTTTCTTAACTCTGTGCTGAgttgttttattgtattttcgACGTTGTtgctcatattttttgtgtcatATTCGTTATCATATAGGGTGATTTCATCTTTTCCGTCTGATAAGAACGCATCGATTATCTTATTCGTGTTATTTTCTATCAATAAAAATGTAGGCCTACTGAGATTCATTTCTTTTATTGCATTTGTTTCATTTTGTTTAATGTCACTAATTTCATTATACACTTCTCTACTACTTGTTCCATTTGCTGCCTTATCCGGACTGTGCTCGATTTCATCAACATGAGTTTCAACGAGTTTCTTTATAACATGATTCACGACTTCACTTATGTTATTTATGGTATTTTCGATTGGCTTCGCTAAGGTATCTTTAATATCTTTTCTTAATTCTTCTAAATCATCTTGaatattaatgttataatttaacaattgttttatttcgtcTTCAATTTCTTTGTTAAAATCCCCTATTATGTCTTTAGTGTGAAAGTTATTTTCTATATCTGTATCAGTGCAAGCTATATCGAATTCACTACGGtagatgttattattattttctgatattgtttttaataaatcaGGAATTTCCTTTTGTGCAAGACTATCTGACGTTGCTATTATTTTACTCTCAATAGGTGAACTTAGTATTTTAGAATGTTTTAAGTCTTcctggttattattattaatattttcacataGAACGGTGGTTTCGTTCAAGTTAAGCTCCGGTTCGTATGTTGATTCGGTTATCTCTAAATCTATATCGTCGTCCGTCATATCATTTTCAGAGTGataaaaattttcaatatttgAAGAATAATCCTGGAaatgagaaatatttttttaaatagatgcgattataatattttatacccTATTCTACcttctttacctacatgtaataGATCCGtcaaactgtttaaaaatgtaGAGTTCCCTTATGAAATATAGGTACCTTATTTGTAGAGAGCGGATTTGAAGTAGCGATctcaatattaatatggatatgactattacctttttataaattttttatttattattattataatgtttgtCCAATATTTACAAAAGCTTCCAAAaaggtttttacttttttgttccgATAAGTTGCATTATTTTTGTgtgtagaaaaaataataaattataccagtcatatccatattaatattgagATCGCTACTTCAATTCCGCTCTCTACTTATTTGTTTATCAATATAGGGTAGGTATGACAGATACCGTCTAGCGCCAGTTTCCGTACACTTGACGGAGTTGCCACAAAGAATTGcgtgtaatttaattataaacctACTAACCTTACCGCACTATTTTgaacttattgcaatccttaatgtcatctacataaaaatgatatttcgcaagtagcgaattaaaaataatagtacattgtgagacaagtgtgctaagttggtcactacacacgaggcgatattgtgcgcgcgagctgcaagcgagcgcgcaataagaaagccgatgtgtgtaatgaccaatgcacacgcgtttcatacgacgttttacAACACACTTGCacccaaaaaaataaacattcatattaataaaattttaattgttaaaacagttagtatgcaGTCTTGCAtttgtcatactgccggccgcccctcgccccggccgcgggcggcgggcgggccggcccggccgcggcaggcggtcgggcgcgccggtgcccgccagtccgaccaattaaagaaggctccgtttccatgcatattattagcaatccttcttaactcagtcggataatataaagaaaaagcacgagtgttataatatactgaaaaagacgcgtgtttaatatctaggattatgtgCCAAAactcggtggaataaaaacgtcgttttgagcaagtgtctTGAAAaacatattaggtacttatagtttgtcaaaggactgtcttatttcaaacatagacagagagaatcatactatatttgtcttacactagtactagcacccaaaagaaagggatgagcataattttcctggttgttactgactgacaaattggtttgaccaactatagtagcAGCTTCACATCCGTGACGTCCAGAGGTCATAACCCCAAGAAAAAAAGTTTAGGCGGGAAATGTCCATGGTAAGTTTATTAATTGTTCTAGctattttaagtacctaatatttttaGCACGTTTAATCacggaaggaaggaaggaagttATCACGAAAATAatcttttcaacacacttgctcaaaatgacgtttttatgccaccgatttttggctcataatcctagatattaaacacgcgtgctctttcagtgtattattccactcgtgctttttcattatattatccgactgagttaagaagctaactgattactaataatatgcatggaaagggagccttctttaattggtcggactggcgggcacgggcgcgcccgaccgcctgcgcagtgcgcggcccggccggcccgcccgccgcccgcggccgacgcgagcgagggccggccggcagtacgagtatgacagatgaaacacacaatactaactgttttaactattaaaatttgattaatatgaaagtttcttttttttctcgcaagtgtgttgaaaaacgtcgtatgaaacgcgtgtgcattggtcattacacacatcggctttcttattgcgcgctctcttacagctcgcgcgcacaatatcgcctcgtgtgtaatgaccaacttagcacacttgtaacataatgtactattatacgcggtcgaagtcgcgggcagaccGGCGGAAGCTATAAAACCAACTAACAACGATTTATGTGTAACATAAGAactataaatgaaatatataatcGATTTTCAACTAGCTAGAAAGCTTGCTCATAGCTCATAGGTGGACGGAAACTAAAATAACACTAAGTACTTCTgcaattgtttttataaaataaaccgtatATATTATTCAAGGTCAAGTAATATTAACCTAAAATAGACAATATgagcaatacaaacaaatataacacatTTATGTAACGAAAAgttggaacgaaatgatactctctctctaccgaggctcttatatttattacgttttaaaatttcggcgctttccgccgctccgcccgctttacattagtccgttggaggggGGACGGTGCCAGtatgtctacgcaggtagcatcccacaccaacatccgtcccaagctccaaggaaccaaggacaccccatcgggcctcttgccatcaagAGTATATGGTTAAAAAAATAGAGtactttaagatttttttttcgcatttcaAAGTTGGCATCTCCTATAAGTGGACGAAATCTAACACACCTACCCTACAACCATATATGTTTACGGCACCAATAGGGCATTTAAGAGAAAATATtgagtatttttgatatttcaccgacacctatacaatttctatttaaataaAGCAGCTCTATTAGGCCaagaaatgaatgctcaaaaaaaggtatagagggttatgcttggaacacaatttttgacttcgtagctttgattggtctagttaggtgaacatatcaaaaatccccggccgtaaccctggtgccgggggaggggggtttgaaggttccatttttcggtttttcgctTATAAGGTATTTACCTATTAGCAGCTATTAACGCCTCCCTTAAGGCAATTTTAGAATCGACCATAGtttttaagtaagtatacaGGTTGCCCTCAAatatacttttccatttttatatgtttataaaAGATAATTACTAACCTACCTGTACCTAAATAAAGGattatgatgtaaaaaatatttttttaagttactgaGTCGATTGTTGCTATTACCGACCCATAATAATGGCTGTCAAGCTATTAACGATTTGTAAGCAGCTATTACCGATCGTGATAAGAGAAGGtatgtgcccagcagtgagacgtATATCTAGGCTAGTGTGGTGACATAGTTTGCATAGTGGATTATTTTGAAAATGTCTAATTATTTCACACATTTTCGAggacaattaaaattttctagtTTCAATACAACGAAAATTTTCCAGTACTTTCTAGGAACTAGGGTATAAACTTTAGAGATTCCGGAAAAGCAGTTCATCATCTTAACCTGTCTGATCATTCGGCTCAGACGATCAATATAcctttaaaatcaaaatattgccCCACATTTTGGTACATCGAAAAACATGACTTTTCGGAATCTAACCGCAAAAAATATCAGGAAGCGTTAGCCAGCTTGTCATTTAACGACGTATTCTCATGTAACAATTCAAACGAGGCATTTAACACACTACATGATTACCTGCAACTATTCTTCAAATTGTGTTTTCCAGTCACTAGAGTAAGAATACAGGCAAATAAAAAGTCAAGATGGATTACACGAGGCATAAAAATATCTTCTCGAGCTAAAAGACGATTTTTCTTGCACTCTTTTATACTCGTGAAAGAGATATGAGCACTAGAATACatctaaaacaaaaacatagaaCATATTccaatctattaaaaaaatgtttgagagAAGCCCGAAAAATTACGAATACTAAAGCAATAAATAATTCAGATAATGTAGTAACTGCTTCATGGAACATTATAAATGAAAACACTGGCAAGTCTTTCTAAAAACAGACAATTGATCGAATCAACATGAATGGAAATGTTGTCACAAAGGGTATATtgccaatatttttaataacatctTCACACGATCGGAAGGCCCTTCTGACTACAACTCTACTCCTAACCCGGAGTTACTGGAAACATTAGGTAGTTCTAACTGTTCCTCGATATACTTAAACCCGACTGACTATGTTGAAATAATCAAAATCGTGAAAACCCTTAGAAATACAAAATCAGCAGGATATGACGACCTAACCACATTACTGATAAAAAACAATATCACTACACTTGCAGGACCTCTGAGTCATGTCATAAATTTATCTATAATTGAGGGCGTCTTCCCAGATCGGCTTAAAGTCAGTATTATAAAGCCTCTATTTAAAAA
This DNA window, taken from Cydia strobilella chromosome 4, ilCydStro3.1, whole genome shotgun sequence, encodes the following:
- the LOC134741048 gene encoding probable basic-leucine zipper transcription factor S isoform X2 yields the protein MRIKQITDNGNVAAENRHQILSHINSGNRGWLPNNTSSEYFYNNINRTKHFQFNSNYNSSTIITGLFRNNSVQSKNVTNETSNLTAEPVCNTLYRLNNQNNPVFLNLNNTETSNLEGATENFLAPRESFLGSNVSSNTTPIDDERPFDHSDTDEMSENGSRPVPRGIVNPNYPGFQHLAHTLQDYSSNIENFYHSENDMTDDDIDLEITESTYEPELNLNETTVLCENINNNNQEDLKHSKILSSPIESKIIATSDSLAQKEIPDLLKTISENNNNIYRSEFDIACTDTDIENNFHTKDIIGDFNKEIEDEIKQLLNYNINIQDDLEELRKDIKDTLAKPIENTINNISEVVNHVIKKLVETHVDEIEHSPDKAANGTSSREVYNEISDIKQNETNAIKEMNLSRPTFLLIENNTNKIIDAFLSDGKDEITLYDNEYDTKNMSNNVENTIKQLSTELRKIIPKLDEMRERDRLWIRNKNEPTVILTDGNFNEVANSSRYTVDMKSGSNPHVLTREPVKVLSEPSAPKEQPKELAPAKKCIRSAQSNSSVRIGENVDKCDLGSFDVYNIETALPKLDLDAIENHLKAAKEAERRKRNDREEIRKRLAMGADSEEYYSMGHTDRPGKKPSLHSRLQNGAKLRPTTLSLKTSKSRSSQSLGHIELKESDFYALQATLQTEARIALAQAKELARVQMERERRSRGASPVTEMLRNSMRKANAPLAPDRRRVSRQLLTDMNVAQLQVVVNELHSQIESLNESLVQLLMARDELHMGQDSMLVDIEDLTRYLGVKAQTKKTKGSGKSGVRRLASLVHK
- the LOC134741048 gene encoding uncharacterized protein LOC134741048 isoform X3 translates to MAPFTGSNVSSNTTPIDDERPFDHSDTDEMSENGSRPVPRGIVNPNYPGFQHLAHTLQDYSSNIENFYHSENDMTDDDIDLEITESTYEPELNLNETTVLCENINNNNQEDLKHSKILSSPIESKIIATSDSLAQKEIPDLLKTISENNNNIYRSEFDIACTDTDIENNFHTKDIIGDFNKEIEDEIKQLLNYNINIQDDLEELRKDIKDTLAKPIENTINNISEVVNHVIKKLVETHVDEIEHSPDKAANGTSSREVYNEISDIKQNETNAIKEMNLSRPTFLLIENNTNKIIDAFLSDGKDEITLYDNEYDTKNMSNNVENTIKQLSTELRKIIPKLDEMRERDRLWIRNKNEPTVILTDGNFNEVANSSRYTVDMKSGSNPHVLTREPVKVLSEPSAPKEQPKELAPAKKCIRSAQSNSSVRIGENVDKCDLGSFDVYNIETALPKLDLDAIENHLKAAKEAERRKRNDREEIRKRLAMGADSEEYYSMGHTDRPGKKPSLHSRLQNGNNLQICFMNETASDNESTSELDRHINYNTKSLSRSSIFSKSNYSLNNHPYQTRPLSVSITKHDKIGIVPSGAKLRPTTLSLKTSKSRSSQSLGHIELKESDFYALQATLQTEARIALAQAKELARVQMERERRSRGASPVTEMLRNSMRKANAPLAPDRRRVSRQLLTDMNVAQLQVVVNELHSQIESLNESLVQLLMARDELHMGQDSMLVDIEDLTRYLGVKAQTKKTKGSGKSGVRRLASLVHK